One Cyclopterus lumpus isolate fCycLum1 chromosome 7, fCycLum1.pri, whole genome shotgun sequence DNA window includes the following coding sequences:
- the zmp:0000000926 gene encoding uncharacterized protein zmp:0000000926 → MNPSPDRGKECLPPKKRESRQGSAEHHIPLDEFKPPVPLRSRSCGGGGGDGGREAGDRALINPNPHLLHTPPPLPAPAPGLPLPLPWHVSYSPSVSLPLFPGQVGERRGSGSPAWRDDPLPSPLPHHSRWLRGEGPLSLPPSPSSSSASSFKTPFPADSREIWSYINSGRRDNSSSLFSPSYLFSHHSLYPQEPSFVEARHRYLGKRPNGLEGPGSRTASTSRPLLIGEYGNDSGRTRMDISPHSSHTNGGRRQQDDLISRVHTGGPFLPDSQAQEGPEPHSSLQDRHLHGIVKASLLSTSPHPLGPVPRAGRGGLLEPLGVTPAEAQIYYSLGSVCHPCPQVQAYPLYSPSGTALYNLHREPRPRQHSLRNSPHSPLGLPNSHDRSQRDRDRDQERDREKLRGKDKEKHLQQDKDQERDGERERRRDRDRDRGRELSPSHLHTSPPGLHPSPPELLPHFTKGSLIELASGRLKRVEELRTEDFLRSADTSPEFHLSTCTVLLISPSSAQGFSHLQVHLTDRNTQELLKVLVEYPFFVQDRGWSSCCPQRTTQLYGLHCRQLMEGDVCLALTPTPTPTPSQTHRTHTRIGPRAQRTQPLPSRAAGEAGNSHREEMPPPPPPPPLPHHPPPPRAAPAVEPPAPERPRPRKRRWSAPDTLPSTGTDDSLRDLPHGCKLMKWQ, encoded by the exons ATGAATCCCAGCCCCGACCGCGGCAAAGAGTGCCTCCCTCCCAAGAAGAGGGAGTCTCGGCAAGGATCGGCAGAGCACCACATCCCTCTGGACGAGTTTAAACCCCCTGTGCCGCTCCGGAGTCGGTCctgcggtggaggaggaggggacggAGGCAGGGAGGCCGGTGACCGAGCTCTGATTAACCCAAACCCCCACCTCCTACATACTCCTCCACCCCTTCCTGCTCCAGCACCAGGCCTCCCCCTGCCCCTACCATGGCACGTGAGCTACTCTCCCTCGGtctccctcccccttttccCAGGGCAGGTCGGCGAGAGGAGGGGCTCGGGGTCTCCCGCCTGGAGAGACgatcctctcccctcaccccTGCCCCACCACTCCAGGTGGCTCCGAGGGGAAGGGCCCCTCTCTTTGCCACCTtccccatcttcctcctccgcctcctccttcaAGACCCCCTTCCCGGCCGATTCTCGAGAGATATGGTCCTACATTAACAGCGGCCGGCGGGACAAcagctcctccctcttctccccgTCATACTTGTTTAGCCACCACTCTCTCTACCCTCAAGAGCCGAGCTTTGTCGAAGCCAGACACAGATACCTGGGCAAGAGGCCCAACGGCCTGGAGGGGCCCGGCAGCAGGACTGCCTCGACCTCCAGGCCTCTGCTCATAGGAGAGTATGGGAACGATAGCGGCAGAACCAGGATGGACATCAGTCCACACAGCTCCCATACCAACGGTGGGCGGAGGCAGCAGGACGATTTAATATCCCGCGTCCACACTGGAGGGCCATTTTTGCCAGACTCTCAAGCTCAGGAAGGCCCTGAGCCACATTCCTCACTGCAGGACAGACATTTGCACGGGATAGTTAAGGCCAGCTTACTCTCCACCAGTCCCCATCCTCTCGGACCAGTCCCCAGGGCAGGTCGAGGGGGACTGTTGGAACCCCTCGGCGTCACACCGGCCGAAGCCCAGATCTACTACTCCTTGGGATCGGTGTGCCACCCCTGCCCTCAGGTCCAGGCCTACCCGCTCTATAGCCCCTCAGGAACAGCTCTGTACAACCTGCACAGGGAGCCGAGACCCAGGCAGCACAGCCTAAGGAACTCACCGCACTCGCCCCTGGGTCTACCTAACAGCCATGACAGGTCCCAGAGAGACCGGGACCGAGaccaagagagagacagagagaaactcAGGGGTAAAGACAAAGAGAAGCACCTGCAACAGGACAAAGACCAAGAAAGAGACGGTGAGCGCGAGAGACGAcgggacagagacagagatcgAGGGAGGGAGCTATCGCCTTCTCATCTTCACACCTCGCCCCCGGGCCTTCACCCATCTCCCCCCGAGCTCCTACCTCACTTCACCAAGGGTTCTCTGATCGAGTTGGCCAGCGGTCGATTGAAGCGGGTGGAGGAGCTGCGGACCGAGGACTTCCTGAGGAGCGCGGATACCTCGCCGGAGTTCCACCTCAGCACCTGCACCGTGCTGCTGATTTCCCCAAGCAGCGCACAAGGCTTCAGCCACCTGCAGGTCCACCTCACAGACCGCAACACTCAG GAGTTACTGAAGGTCTTGGTGGAGTACCCGTTCTTTGTGCAGGACCGAGGCTGGTCTTCATGCTGCCCCCAGAGAACCACGCAGCTGTATGGCCTGCACTGCCGCCAGCTCATGGAGGGGGATGTCTGCCTGGCTCTCACGccgacccccacccccacccccagccAAACCCACCGGACACACACGCGTATCGGTCCCAGGGCCCAACGCACGCAACCCCTCCCCTCCAGGGCTGCGGGAGAAGCCGGCAACTCGCACAGGGAGGAGATGccgcctccacctcctccgccccctcttcctcaccaccCACCTCCTCCACGTGCAGCTCCGGCTGTGGAGCCCCCCGCCCCGGAGCGGCCGCGTCCACGCAAACGGCGCTGGTCTGCCCCGGATACCCTCCCCTCAACTGGAACGGACGACAGCCTCCGGGATTTACCTCATGGCTGCAAGCTAATGAAGTGGCAGTAG